The following are encoded in a window of Amaranthus tricolor cultivar Red isolate AtriRed21 chromosome 2, ASM2621246v1, whole genome shotgun sequence genomic DNA:
- the LOC130803924 gene encoding isoamylase 2, chloroplastic: MAMLLTPTPIGFLRTISCSAESSRKFASAHISYDQRNIRSEGKNRSGHELVFGGSYDCHKRHPVRFLGLRTRALSGIPVEHVKQGSSKYLFRTENGGQVKVAVGKRSSRHTVHIEVLPSELSDPEKPILSWGIYRSDSSFIPLELQTSSPDAQKAIYQIPLRRNPFGTYVVEMEFESHLAPFYLSFVLKRSNGTESENLEVKSHRHTKFSVPVGFASGYPAPLGLSFCTDGRINFAFFSRNTESVFLCLFDDNESEEPALEIELDPYVNRTGDIWHASFDSAGPFVSYGYRCKGVVFSERSNQVLLDPYAKLLRKKVPDLPDLGELRDVPAFDWNGDARPGLALEKLVLYRLNVMQFTGDKSSKLPADFTGNFAGITEKLQHFKSLGINGILLEPIFPCNEKKSPYFPLHYFSPQQVYGPANDFVSAIKSMKTMVKKMHAHGIEVYLEVVFTHTTEDGILQAIDPLSYFYADQNGELTARNALNCNYPIVQQMIVDSLQYWVTEFHIDGFCFINASYLLKGSYGESLSRPPLIETIAFDPVLSKTKMIADFWDPYDMNSKETVFPHWKRWAEINSKFSCDVRNFLKGEGLISSLATRLCGSGDIFSAGRGPSFSFNYITRNVGLPLVDLVSFSKNDLASELSWNCGEEGPTNNKLVLERRLKQIRNFLLILFVSLGVPVLNMGDECGQSSGGSLAYSDRKPLNWNALSSAFGVQITQFISFLTSLRERRGDLLQRKEFIEEENIGWYHSDLSPPKWDDPSVKFLAMELKAENIDVKNLSSSMRSNLYVAFNAGENSETVVLPSPPEGMTWVRLVDTGLAFPGFFSSDGIPIPEQMPELLAYELKSYSSVLFEAKIQLA; this comes from the coding sequence ATGGCAATGCTTTTAACGCCCACTCCTATAGGATTCCTCCGAACAATCAGTTGTAGTGCAGAATCATCGAGGAAATTTGCTTCTGCTCACATCTCATATGATCAAAGGAATATAAGAAGTGAAGGAAAAAATAGGTCTGGACATGAACTTGTATTTGGAGGAAGCTATGATTGTCACAAAAGACACCCCGTTAGATTTCTAGGTCTCCGAACAAGAGCCTTATCTGGTATTCCCGTTGAACATGTTAAGCAAGGATCCTCAAAATACCTTTTTAGGACCGAGAATGGTGGGCAGGTGAAGGTCGCTGTAGGGAAAAGAAGCTCAAGGCATACAGTACATATTGAGGTTTTGCCTTCAGAATTGAGTGATCCAGAGAAGCCTATACTAAGTTGGGGTATATACAGATCTGACTCATCTTTTATCCCTCTTGAACTTCAAACCTCATCTCCAGATGCCCAGAAGGCCATTTATCAAATCCCTTTAAGGAGGAACCCTTTCGGCACCTATGTGGTTGAAATGGAATTTGAATCACATTTAGCCCCATTTTATCTCTCATTCGTATTAAAACGTTCTAATGGTACTGAATCAGAAAATTTAGAGGTAAAGAGTCATAGGCACACCAAATTTTCTGTTCCAGTTGGCTTTGCTTCTGGATACCCGGCTCCACTTGGTCTTTCTTTCTGCACTGATGGTAGGATAAATTTTGCTTTTTTCTCCAGGAATACAGAAAGTGTTTTcctttgtttgtttgatgatAATGAATCAGAGGAACCTGCTTTGGAGATTGAACTAGATCCATATGTAAACCGAACTGGTGATATTTGGCATGCATCCTTCGATAGTGCTGGACCGTTTGTGAGTTATGGCTATCGATGCAAAGGAGTAGTATTCAGTGAAAGAAGTAATCAAGTTCTTTTAGATCCGTATGCTAAACTATTAAGGAAAAAGGTTCCCGATTTACCTGATCTTGGAGAATTACGTGATGTACCTGCTTTTGATTGGAATGGAGATGCCCGTCCTGGGTTAGCCTTGGAGAAATTAGTTCTTTATCGACTCAATGTGATGCAATTTACTGGGGACAAATCTAGTAAACTACCTGCTGACTTTACTGGAAACTTTGCTGGTATTACTGAAAAACTCCAGCATTTCAAAAGTCTCGGTATCAACGGCATCTTATTAGAGCCTATTTTCCCATGCAATGAAAAAAAGAGTCCCTATTTTCCTTTGCATTATTTTTCACCACAGCAGGTATATGGACCCGCTAATGACTTCGTATCTGCTATCAAGTCGATGAAAACGATGGTGAAGAAAATGCATGCCCATGGAATAGAGGTTTACTTGGAAGTTGTTTTCACTCACACCACCGAAGATGGAATACTTCAAGCGATTGACCCTTTATCCTATTTTTATGCTGATCAGAACGGAGAATTAACTGCCCGGAATGCTTTGAACTGTAACTATCCAATCGTACAGCAGATGATCGTTGATAGTCTTCAGTATTGGGTGACAGAGTTTCATATAGATGGGTTTTGCTTCATAAATGCTTCGTATCTCTTAAAAGGATCTTATGGGGAGAGCTTGTCTCGCCCCCCATTAATCGAAACAATTGCCTTTGATCCTGTACTTTCGAAAACCAAGATGATTGCCGATTTTTGGGATCCTTATGACATGAATTCCAAAGAAACTGTTTTTCCACATTGGAAAAGATGGGCTGAAATAAATTCGAAATTTTCTTGTGATGTGAGAAATTTTCTAAAGGGTGAGGGACTTATAAGCAGTCTTGCAACACGACTTTGTGGAAGTGGGGATATCTTCTCGGCTGGAAGAGGTCCCTCGTTTTCCTTCAATTACATTACCAGGAATGTCGGCCTTCCGCTAGTTGATTTGGTTAGTTTCAGCAAGAATGATCTTGCTTCTGAATTAAGTTGGAATTGTGGAGAAGAAGGCCCTACAAACAACAAACTTGTCCTTGAGAGACGACTCAAACAGATTCGCAACTTTCTGTTAATCTTATTTGTTTCGCTTGGCGTTCCTGTATTGAACATGGGTGATGAATGTGGGCAATCATCTGGTGGATCCCTTGCATACAGTGACAGAAAACCTCTGAATTGGAACGCTCTTAGCTCTGCGTTTGGTGTCCAAATCACGCAGTTTATCTCATTTCTGACTTCTCTAAGAGAAAGACGTGGTGATCTTCTTCAACGGAAGGAATTCATTGAAGAAGAAAATATTGGCTGGTATCACAGTGACTTGTCGCCTCCAAAATGGGACGATCCATCAGTTAAATTCCTGGCAATGGAACTGAAGGCAGAGAACATAGATGTCAAAAACTTGTCGTCTTCTATGCGCAGTAACTTGTATGTTGCCTTTAATGCCGGAGAAAATTCTGAAACGGTTGTCTTACCATCACCACCCGAGGGGATGACATGGGTACGATTGGTCGACACTGGTCTAGCATTTCCTGGGTTTTTCTCCTCAGACGGAATTCCTATTCCTGAGCAGATGCCTGAATTACTAGCATACGAACTAAAGTCTTACAGTTCAGTACTCTTTGAAGCAAAGATCCAGCTTGCTTGA
- the LOC130805467 gene encoding sulfate transporter 3.1-like encodes MESKSEFELKSGVPNPKEKTFVNILQANIKETFFSDDPFRRLKKQPLLRRMLLIIQYFVPILEWAPRYNLKLFKSDLIAGITIASLAVPQGISYANLASLPPLIGLYSSVVPPLIYAIMGSSRDLAIGTIAVASLLFSDTLGKVVSPTEHPTQYLQLAFTTTFIAGFIQTTFGILRLGFIVDLLSHATILGFMGGVATKVCLEQLKTILGLQHFPHKTNFITLLTNLFSRFHEWKWQTGILACGFIIFMVLTKYYSKRKAGMFWISAMAPLISVIVGSLIVFLTHADKHGVPVIGLLKKGLNPLSFNDLAFKSPHLSAVIKTATVTTIIGLAEGVAVGRSFAMRKNYHIDGNKEMLAFGLMNIVGSCTSCYLTTGIFSRTAVNFSAGCKSVVSNIVMSITVMITLLVLIPLFRYTPYVVLSSIIVNAMLGLIKYQKVIELWNIDKFDFVICIGAYFGVVFGSVDDGLIIAICLSLVRLLLVAARPKTMMLGNIPNTTSYRSIEHYDFAQKIVGLLILKIEGPINFICTNYLRERIMRWVYEEEENRTKSCGEQPLQHIILDLGAVGSIDTSGISLLKEVKKLTEARKLKLHLANPGSELMKKMHCSKCIEIIGEEHIHTTVSEAVKACSFMAQAHDSSINMISGNDEQAARVYNV; translated from the exons ATGGAGAGCAAGAGCGAATTCGAATTGAAAAGCGGAGTTCCAAATCCAAAGGAAAAAACTTTTGTTAATATATTGCAGGCAAATATTAAAGAGACATTTTTTTCCGATGATCCTTTTCGAAGATTGAAAAAACAACCATTACTTAGAAGAATGTtattaataatacaatattttgtaCCAATTTTAGAATGGGCGCCTCGTTACAATTTGAAATTGTTTAAATCGGATCTTATTGCTGGCATTACAATTGCTAGTCTCGCTGTTCCTCAAGGAATTAGCTATGCCAATTTGGCCTCTTTACCACCCCTTATTGGCCTAT ATTCAAGTGTTGTACCACCGTTGATTTACGCAATAATGGGAAGCTCAAGAGATTTGGCAATAGGAACAATTGCAGTTGCATCTCTATTATTCAGTGATACCCTTGGGAAGGTTGTTAGCCCCACCGAGCATCCAACCCAGTATTTACAACTCGCTTTTACAACTACTTTTATTGCTGGCTTTATTCAAACAACTTTTGGAATTCTCAG ACTGGGGTTTATTGTAGACTTGCTATCTCATGCAACCATATTGGGATTCATGGGAGGAGTTGCAACAAAAGTTTGTCTTGAACAGCTTAAAACAATTCTGGGATTACAACATTTCCCTCATAAAACCAATTTTATTACATTACTAACTAATCTTTTCTCTAGATTTCATGAG TGGAAGTGGCAGACTGGGATTCTAGCTTGTGGCTTTATCATCTTTATGGTACTCACAAAATACTAC agtaaGAGAAAAGCAGGTATGTTTTGGATAAGTGCGATGGCTCCCCTAATATCAGTTATAGTAGGAAGCCTGATAGTGTTCCTCACTCACGCCGACAAACATGGTGTTCCAGTC ATTGGACTATTGAAGAAAGGACTGAATCCGCTCTCATTCAATGACTTGGCTTTTAAGTCACCCCATTTATCCGCAGTAATTAAGACTGCTACTGTTACCACTATTATTGGCTTGGCT GAAGGTGTTGCAGTTGGTCGGAGCTTTGCTATGCGTAAGAACTACCACATTGATGGGAATAAAGAGATGCTAGCATTTGGGTTAATGAACATTGTTGGCTCATGCACTTCTTGCTATCTCACTACAG GAATATTTTCAAGGACAGCAGTGAATTTCAGTGCAGGATGTAAGAGCGTGGTGTCGAACATAGTGATGTCAATAACAGTAATGATAACGTTATTGGTTCTGATCCCATTGTTTCGGTACACTCCGTATGTTGTGCTTTCATCTATAATCGTGAATGCTATGCTTGGCCTCATCAAATACCAAAAAGTTATTGAATTGTGGAACATTGACAAATTTGATTTTGTCATTTGCATTGGTGCCTACTTTGGAGTTGTTTTTGGATCCGTTGATGATGGCTTGATTATTGCG aTTTGTCTATCATTGGTGAGGCTTCTTTTAGTGGCAGCAAGGCCTAAGACAATGATGCTTGGAAATATACCAAACACAACTTCTTATAGAAGCATTGAACATTATGATTTTGCCCAAAAAATTGTTGGacttctcattttaaaaattgaagGTCCCATTAACTTTATTTGCACAAACTATTTAAGAGAaag AATTATGAGATGGGtttatgaagaagaagaaaatagaaCCAAATCTTGTGGAGAACAACCTTTGCAACATATCATACTTGATTTGGGAG CCGTAGGTAGCATTGATACAAGTGGAATCAGCTTGTTGAAAGAAGTTAAGAAACTAACAGAGGCAAGAAAATTAAAG CTACATTTAGCAAACCCAGGAAGTGAATTAATGAAGAAAATGCATTGTTCCAAGTGTATTGAAATCATCGGCGAGGAGCACATACACACTACAGTTTCGGAAGCTGTAAAAGCATGCTCCTTCATGGCACAGGCACATGACTCTTCTATCAACATGATATCAGGAAATGATGAACAAGCTGCCCGTGTCTATAACGTTTAG
- the LOC130803949 gene encoding histone H3.2, translating into MARTKQTARKSTGGKAPRKQLATKAARKSAPATGGVKKPHRFRPGTVALREIRKYQKSTELLIRKLPFQRLVREIAQDFKTDLRFQSSAVAALQEAAEAYLVGLFEDTNLCAIHAKRVTIMPKDIQLARRIRGERA; encoded by the coding sequence ATGGCTCGTACTAAGCAAACTGCCCGCAAATCTACCGGAGGAAAGGCTCCAAGAAAGCAGCTAGCAACAAAAGCTGCTCGGAAATCGGCGCCAGCGACTGGAGGAGTGAAGAAACCTCACAGATTCAGGCCTGGAACTGTAGCTTTGAGAGAGATTCGTAAGTATCAGAAGAGCACTGAACTTTTGATTCGTAAGCTTCCATTTCAGAGATTAGTGCGAGAAATCGCTCAAGATTTCAAAACGGATCTTCGTTTCCAAAGTTCTGCGGTAGCTGCTCTTCAGGAAGCTGCTGAAGCTTATTTGGTTGGATTGTTTGAGGATACTAATTTGTGTGCTATTCATGCTAAGAGAGTTACTATTATGCCTAAGGATATTCAGCTTGCCCGTAGGATTCGGGGTGAGAGGGcttag
- the LOC130803915 gene encoding uncharacterized protein LOC130803915, which translates to MEYEKKNENFDGLLQTLDTDMDLRNSLTAEVFDETSVLHVSTVDDVSRVGNKKHKKENSKIGSWKSVYSREEMELLRYVKLITQKKLWEEIYNGFSATLKKEYDNLGSFKNHKHGGSNSDYHQFNGKRNYNNGRNLGESYSGKLNSDADLVSSSNYCRDGDSGGENGDDLVEDWDEDEETDDEYESIQRAAFKVEGEPDFESGPPEDGLEYLRRVRWEAKQIPKVKVVKLNNIKLKDQSVYMPKIPDIEECPPYLVPLRQWEDEFIADFSDLRLAFSQLENASNDVNVDSESIIFSRQEHKSHASDKSTSLKLTSGPPTLSTILAMDPASRMAMLRKRISLFESSNDLLKEDCVWLFALCAVVETPLDADTCASLRCLLRRCAHLRASKAEVDDDVIMLNVLATISGRFFGQSDV; encoded by the exons ATGGAGTAtgagaaaaagaatgaaaaCTTTGATGGGTTGTTACAAACGTTGGACACGGACATGGATTTAAGAAATTCTTTAACAGCTGAGGTGTTTGATGAAACTTCCGTTCTTCATGTTTCTACTGTTGATGATGTTTCAAGAGTTGGAAACAAGAAACATAagaaagaaaattcaaaaattggGAGTTGGAAATCTGTGTATTCTAGGGAAGAGATGGAACTGCTGAGATATGTTAAGTTGATAACTCAGAAGAAGCTTTGGGAAGAGATTTACAATGGGTTTTCTGCTACTTTAAAGAAAGAATATGATAACTTGGGTAGTTTTAAGAATCATAAACACGGAGGATCAAATTCTGACTATCATCAGTTTAATGGCAAGAGGAACTACAATAATGGAAGAAATTTGG GTGAATCATATTCAGGAAAGTTGAATAGTGATGCAGATCTTGTGAGTTCCTCAAATTATTGTCGTGATGGTGACAGTGGTGGTGAGAATGGTGATGATTTAGTGGAGGATtgggatgaagatgaagagacTGATGATGAATACGAGAGCATTCAGAGAGCTGCTTTTAAGGTTGAAGGTGAACCAGATTTTGAATCAGGGCCACCAGAAGATGGATTAGAATACCTAAGGCGTGTTAG GTGGGAGGCTAAGCAGATTCCAAAAGTCAAGGTTGTTAAgcttaataatattaaattgaaaGATCAAAGTGTCTACATGCCCAAGATTCCAGACATTGAGGAGTGCCCTCCATACCTTGTTCCGCTGAGGCAATGGGAAGATGAGTTCATAGCTGATTTTTCGGACTTGAGGCTG GCTTTTTCTCAACTTGAGAATGCCAGTAATGATGTGAACGTCGACTCAGAATCAATAATATTTTCACGCCAAGAACATAAGAGTCATGCCTCTGATAAATCAACATCACTTAAGTTAACTTCAGGGCCTCCGACACTATCTACAATTCTAGCAATGGACCCAGCGAGTAGGATGGCAATGCTGAGAAAGCGCATAAGCTTGTTCGAGAGTTCTAACGATTTGTTGAAAGAAGATTGCGTTTGGCTGTTTGCTCTTTGTGCTGTTGTCGAGACTCCCTTGGATGCTGATACTTGTGCGTCTCTTCGTTGTTTGCTTCGAAGGTGTGCACATTTGCGTGCATCAAAAGCCGAAGTTGACGATGATGTTATAATGCTGAATGTGTTGGCAACAATTTCTGGGAGATTTTTTGGGCAATCCGATGTGTGA